TCGGTGAAAATTTCCAAGAGCAGCGCGTGGGGAATGCGGCCGTCGATGATGTGAGCTGCCTTGACGCCCTGGGCCAGCGATCGCACACAGCAGTTGACCTTAGGAATCATGCCGCCGCCGACAACGCCAGAATCAATCAATTGCCGCGCCTGTTGAATGTCCAGTTTGGCAATTAGGGTAGCTGGATCGGTGTAGTCTTGCAAAATGCCTGGGGTATCGGTGAGCAGGATCATCTTCTCGGCACCTAGGGCTGCGGCCATTTCGCCCGCCACCGTGTCGGCATTGATGTTGTAGGCTTGCCCAGTTTCATCGGCGGCCACGCTGGAAACAACCGGAATGTAGCCGCTGTTGACGATCGCTTCAATCACCTGGGTATTCATGGCGCTCACTTCGCCCACAAAACCGATACCCGCTTCGCCTTGGGGACGGGCGAGGATCATGTTGCCATCTTTGCCACAGAGCCCGATCGCGGCCCCGCCTGCCTGGTTAATCAACGACACAATTTCCTTGTTCACCCGACCCACCAAGACCATTTCCACCACATCCATGGTGGCGGCATCGGTGACCCGCAGGCCATTTTTAAACTGGGGCTCGATATTCAGCTTGGTCAACCATGAGTTAATTTCCGGGCCGCCGCCATGCACCACCACCGGCCGCAATCCCACGCAGGCCATGAACACAATGTCCCGCATCACCTTGGCCTTGAGGCTGCTATCTTTCATCGCCGCCCCGCCGTATTTCACCACAATGGTGCGTCCAGCAAATTTTTGAATGTAGGGCAGGGCCTCGCTCAACACGCGAACTCGGGTAGCTTCGTCTCGTTCGATATAGTTGCTATCGTTATCGTTGATCATGGGCGGCTTGGTGGCAAAGGGGCGAAGATGGGCACAACCGATGGAGCATAACGCTCAACTGTCAGAGATTTTGGCAGAAAGCAGGAGCCAATGGCGATAATGTCATGAAATCCTTATCGTTTTACTCTGCGGTGGAGTGGGGTGGCCGCAGGATGGCGCGAATGCGATCGATCACTTGGGCAGCGATCGCTTCTGGCGCTTGGGGTTCGGTCACTGAAATCGTTACATCTGCCTGAGCATAGAGCGATCGCCGTTGGTTGAGCAAGGTTTGCAACACCTGTTTAGGATCTGGTGCCTGCAGCAGCGGGCGGGCCTGATCGCCCTTGAGGCGGTCGTAGAGCAAATCGACGGAAACATCGAGCCAGACGACGACTCCATGCTGTAGATAGCTCCAGTTCTTGCGCTCGATCACAATGCCGCCCCCCGTGGCGATCGCCATGCGGGTGTAGCTGGCGAGCTGGCCCAACACTTGGGTTTCTAGGGCACGGAAAGCCGATTCCCCATCTTGGGCAAAGATAGCGGAGATGGGCTGTCCCGCCGCCTGCTCGATCACCGCGTCCGTGTCGGCAAAGCGGTAGCCGAGGTCATGGGCCAAAATCTTGCCCAGGGTACTTTTGCCAGCACCCATCATGCCGACCAGGTAGAGGTTGGTTCCCTTTAAAAAATCATCCACGGTGCGCCGCTTGCATATCGAGTAATTGGACAAAGGCCAGCCCCAGAGGGGTGACCGCGCCCCTGATTCTAGCGTCAGACGGGGACAGGGGGCTATGGTGATCGGCCGTTCGTGAAACGAGGCATTTAACCGCGATCGCCTTCCCCGCTATGATAAAGAGCGTTGGGGAATTCTGCCCCCTTTTGTTTTGGTGAGTGCTATGAGCAGCTATTTTCGGCCAGCGGTTACGGCCATGACTGGATACATTCCTGGGGAACAGCCCCGGCCGGGCACCCCGGTGATTAAGTTAAATACCAACGAAAACCCCTACCCGCCTTCTCCAGAGGCGATCGCGGTTTTGCAAACCTTGGACAGCGAGTGGCTGCGGCGCTATCCCACACCCTACGCCGACGATTTTCGTCAAGCGGTGAGCCAGGTGTTTGCCGTGCCCATGGATTGGATCATGGTCACCAACGGCAGTGATGAACTGCTGAACCTGCTCGTGCGGGCCTGCGCCGACAGCGATCGCCCCGTGGTCTATCCCACACCAACCTATGTGCTGTACAAAACCCTAGCTGAAATGCAGCCAGCGAAGGTGCTAGAAATTCCCTACGAGGATCACCATCGTTTGCCTGTGGAGGCATTGATCGCCGCCCAGGGTGCGGTCACGTTCATCGCCTCACCTAACAGTCCCTCGGGCTATTCGGCACCCATCGCCGATCTGCGCCAGCTTGCGGCCGGGCTATCGGGAATCCTGGTGGTAGACGAAGCCTATGTAGACTTTGCCGAAGAGACGGCGCTGTCTCTGGTGCATGAGTTTGAGAATGTGATCATCAGCCGCACGTTGTCCAAGGGCTATTCCCTGGCAGGTCTACGGCTCGGGTTTGGCCTGGCCCAACCAGCTCTCTTAAGCGGATTATTCAAAATCAAAGACAGCTACAACGTGGATGCGATCGCTTGTCTCGTGGGCGCAGCCGCCATGCGGGATCAGGCCTACAAAGATGCCTGTGCAGCCAAAGTGAAAGCCTCTCGACAAACCTTAGCGATCGCCCTGAAGCAGCTCGGTTTTCAAGTGCCTGAGCATGTGCAGACCAATTTTCTGCTGGTCACCGTCCCGTCCCATGGCAACGCCGGCGCGCTCTACCAAGGGTTGAAGGATCGCGGCATTTTAGTGCGCTATTTCAGCCATTCGGGATTAGAAAACAAACTGCGGATCACCGTCGGCACCGATGAGCAAAACCAACTGCTGATCGAAGCCCTGAGTTCGCTGCTGTAATCAGGCATGTGAGGCAAGAGGTTTGGCAGGTATAGCTGTGACTAGGCGCGGAGGCTAGAACGCGATCGCTTGCGGGTGCGGCGGCCTTGCAGAGCCACTTGGCGCACGAAGTCGGTCAGCCAATCCTTGACGCGGTAGGTGGCGATGCAGTCGTCTTCGTTGTAGCGCAGGATGGTGTCGAGATAGGAGCGATCGCCGGTGGTCATCCACTGGTCATACCAATAAATCGCCTGAGCCCCGTTCGCATCGGCATCCCGCCAGCTAAAGCCAATCCAGCGGGCAATAGACTTGAGGGCATAGCTTTCCACGGGCATAGTAGCCACGCGGGTAATCCGTTCGTGCAGGTCTACAAACCGGGACAGCAGCGGCAGCAGCCAGTCTCCCTCAACGGGATAGCGATGGGCTAACCGTTTCACCGTTTGCACCTCATAGGGACAGAAGTGGAAAATGGGCGCATCGGGATAGCGCCACACTAAGTCGAGAAACTGGTACCAGATCGCCGCTTCTTGGTCGGGATGCTCAGCTAGGAGCGGATGGAACACCTCGGTGCCCGCCTGCCGATCCACCACCAGCACCCCATGCAGGTAGATCAGATCATGTTCGGGGGCAGCTTCAATGTCAAAATACAGCTCCACCGGTGCAGTGGGTAGCTCCTCTGGCGTGAGCAATAGCCCATCTAGGGTATCGAGGGATTGATGGGGATCCGCCGAGTAGGGCAGGGCAATGTCGTAGAGCAAGGACTGGGCTTGGCGCACCATTTTACGAGCCACCACCACCCCAAACCCCGGCAAGCCTTCAAGCTGGCTAGCATCCATGGCCGCGAGGGCCTCGACATGGGTTAACTGTAATTCTTCAAGCTGCTGATAGCGGCTGGGCGTCACCCCTGGCAACAGGGAAAGATGCTGCTTCGTTTGGGCAATGCCATAGCAATGGCTAAACCAATGGCACAGATCACAACGGTTGCGGGCAATGAACACCTCTGGCTCAGCCTGCTCTAGCAGCATCGCCACACAGCCTTCTAAGACATCATCTAGGCGCAGCAGCCATTCCTCTAAATTTACGGCGTGGGGCGATCGCTCCCGCAACACTAGCCAGCTCGTATCTGGAGCCACCCCCTGCACCTGCGTCAACACAAAGGCATGGAACGCTGCCACCACTTGGTAGTCTGTTTTGGGACGCTTACCCAGCTTGATATCCGTGGGTACATACATCCAGTCGCCAAAGATCGAAGCGCCGGGCTGGCGCACGAGCATCTTAGGACAACTGACCAACTGCACGCGATCGCCGTAGGGCATGGTCAGCACACCGTAGGCAATCCGGTCTACGCCTTGGCGCATCAGATCCAGGGTGGCTTCTGCCCCAGCAGCCCAGTCTCTCCGAGGATAGCGGGGACGCTGAATCGGAGCATCTTCCATCACCGCAAGCTGATATTCAACGCTATCTTGGCGCAGCTTGGCTAAATAATCGTTGGGTGTATCCCGGCGGCTGGCATCTCCGTAGGTATCCAGAAAGGCCCGACGGTTGCAGCGCTGGTAGTGAAACAGCAGATCATCCGTTACCCACAGAGGAGCGATCGCTGCTGATGTATCGATATGGGGCGATCGCTCACTAGGGATAGGCATGGAGACATTCGAGGCTGACCGTTGTGACTCAGCCCCGTCAATCCTGAGTCGGTGGGGCTTAGCCGTCAAAGGTCGTCGTCATCGGACAAGAACAAGGGCTCAGCACAGCACGACCGTTCATCGGAACGGGCTGAGCGGGTCTAACCGGAGGAGAAATCCAATCCAGAAGCTGAACTATCACGTCTTCAACCAACATCACAGAGGTTCTTCATGCATCAAACCTGATGGACTGACCCATCGTTTCCCTCATCCCTAGCCCCTTCTCCCACAGGGATCACGGGAGCAAGAAGGGTGTTTCTAAAGCCCCTCTACCGTCCTGGGAGAGGGGTTTGGGGTGAGGGTCTTCGAAGTTTCGTCAGCCAAACAGACATCAAACCCATCCAGATCAATCCAGGTATGAGTTCGACCTAGAGCTGATCAAGCTTGCTCTTATGCTAACAGCCCGCTAGCAGATCTTCCAGTGTCTGACCGAAGTTGCGAGGAGCGATCGCCCGATCGCCCCCCATACCCCTTAGGCAGCCCGTTGGGAAACGCGGCCGTCAGCTACAACAGGTAGAGCAGCAAGAACAGAATGATCCAAATGACATCGACAAAGTGCCAGTAGATCTCCGCTGCTTCGATGCCAAAATGGCTGCTGCTGGAATAATGCCCTTCCTGACGCGATCGCCAGAGCACCGCCAAAATTAGCACCAGACCAAACAGGACGTGTAACCCGTGGAAGCCGGTGAGCACATAGAAAGTGCTGGCGTAGAGATTCGTCTTCAGACCAAACTCTAAGTTGCTGTATTCATAGAGCTGTCCTGCCAGGAAGATGGCTCCCATCACCGCCGTGATGCCAAACCAGAGGCGCATCCCCTTGGTGTCGTTGTTTTTAATCGCCGTATCCCCCCGGTGGAGCACAAAGCTACTGGCGATCAGAATCAGGGTATTAATGCCCGGCAGCAGCAGCTCCCGCTCCGGGGTACCCGCTGGCGGCCAAACGGGGGTCACGGCCCGAAAGGTGAGATAGGCCAAAAACAGTCCGGCAAAAATCATGCCTTCTGCAAACAGAAACACGAGGATGCCGAAAATGCGGTGGTCGGGATGGTCTTCATGGTGACCGCCCGCTTCCGAGGGATAGTTGAGCGGCGACTGGGCCGTATCAATCGTAGAACCTTGCATAGTGGTATGGGGATGATTCCAATGGGGTCAATACAAGTGGGATGCGATCGCCTGTCTCCGTAGGTCGAACCAGGGATCTGGAACAAGCGATCGCGATCGCCCTAGCTAGAAAGCACTGGGGTGTCTGTGGATGAAGCCTCAAGGTCTTCGTTGTTTTTGCCGTAATCATAAGGGCCGGTTGTGAGTACAGGAATGCCCTCAAAGTTCTCAATCGCAGGTGGCGACGTAGTTTGCCACTCTAGGGTGAGCGCATTCCAAGGGTTATCCCCAGCCGGCTTGCCCTTAAACCAAGACCACAGCGCATTCACAATGAACGGCACCGTAGACACCGCCAAAATGTAGCTGCCGATGGTGCAAAGCACATTCAAATCCGCAAAGCGGGGATCATACATCGCCACCCGGCGGTTCATCCCCAGCAGCCCGAGTTCATGCATGGGCATAAAGGTGAGGTTCATGCCCACGAAGGTCAGACCAAAGTGGATGCGTCCCCAGGTTTCATTCATCATGCGCCCCGTCATTTTGGGGAACCAGTGGTAGAGGGCGGCGTAGATGCCAAATACCGATCCGCCAAACAGAACGTAGTGAATGTGGGCCACGATGAAGTAGGTATCGTGGACGTGAATGTCAAAGGGTACGGAAGCAATCATCACCCCGGTAATCCCACCAATCACAAAGGTGGCGATAAATCCTAGGGCAAACAGCATGGCGCTGTTCAACTGAATCTTGCCGCCCCAGATGGTGGCTAGCCAACCAAAAACCTTGATCCCCGTTGGTACGGCAATGATCATGGTGGCAATCATAAAGAACATGCGCAGCCAGGCCGGCGTGCCGCTGGTGAACATATGGTGGGCCCAAACAATCAGCCCTAGGAAGCTGATGATCATGCTGGAGTAAGCGATCGCTCGATAGCCAAAGATCGGCTTACGGGAATGCACCGGCAAGATTTCGGAAATCGCCCCAAACAGCGGCAGAATCATGATGTAGACCGCTGGGTGGGAGTAGAACCAGAACATATGCTGATAGACCACCGGATCGCCACCGCCGGTGGGGTTGAAGAAGGCGGTGCCGGCCAATAGGTCAAACGCCAATAAAATCAGCGCTCCCGCTAGAACCGGGGTGCCGGTGAGAATCAGCAAACCAGCGGCCAGCATCGACCAGCAAAACAGCGGCATTTGGTAAATGCCCATGGAGGGCACCCGCATTTTGATGATCGTCACCACAAAGTTGAGCGCCCCGAGAATCGACGAGGTACCCAAAATCAGCAGGCTAAAAATCCAGATGCCTTCGCCCACCTTGCCCGAGACCAAACTCAGGGGTGGGTAGGACGTCCAGCCAGACTGGGGCGTTTCTAGCCAAAAACTAGAGAGCAGCAGCGCACCACCCGCCACAATCATCCAAAAAGCCAGGGCGTTGATTTTAGGAAACGCCATGTCCTTGGCCCCAATCATCAACGGGATCAAGTAGTTGGCAAGACCGGCTCCGGCAGGCACCACCCACAAAAAGATCATGATGGTGCCGTGCAGCGTCAACATGCCGTTGTAAAAATCGGGGCTGACAAAGTCCGACGGCGGGGTAGCCAACTCAGTACGAATGGCGGTGGCCAACGCTCCACCGATCAGATAAAACACAAACGAGGTAACGAGGTATTGAATACCAATGACCTTGTGGTCACTATTGAATGTAAAGAAGTCTGTCCACTTGCGTTCTGCTTCCGCATGGTGTGCAGGTTGGGCGGGGACGGACGCTGGAATATCAACTTGTGTCATGCGTCAGTTATCAAGTCACGTCAAGGTCTGCAATGGATCGTAGGCAGGCTAGCTTTAAGAGCCTCTTGAGGCTTAGAGCGATTGGGTCAACACCTCAGCCCCTGCGTGGGACTCATGGAGCGATCGCAACATTTCAGGCTCCAAACCCATATCGTCGGCGTAGGGCGTGAGGTAATCCACATCCGTACGAGGGCGATCGAGGGAGGCAATTACCTCATTGATATCTGGGCGGCTAGCAATTTGTTGCTGCTTCCAGGCTTCAAACTCCTCCGGCGTGTCCACATACATGCGCGTCACCATCGAGCCATGGTAAGCGCCACATAGCTCAGCGCAGATGACCGGATAGTCGCCGGCACGGGTTGGGGTAAACCGCAGTTCAGAATCTCGTCCAGGAATAGCATCCTGCTTGAGGCGAAACTCAGGTAGCCAAAAGGCATGAATGACGTCCTGGGCCTTGAGCTTCAGCCGAACATCCTTGCCTTGGGGCACATGTAGTTCACCCGAGATGATCCCTGTTTCGGGGTAGGTGAAGATCCAGGCATATTGCAGCCCCATCACATCAACGGTGAGATCGGCCATCTGCCCAGCCTTTTCCGGTGATGCGCCAATCCCCAGCGCCATATGGTGATGACCACCATGGGAATTGCTGCCATCCATCAAAGGAGCTGCATAGTCACCCTCTCCCGTCATGGCCACCTGAGTGACCGCAGGATCCCCCGCAGCGTTGGGATCAAAGCCGCCCATCTGGGAATATACGTCAAAACTATAGACCCCAATGACTAGCACAATCACCGCCGGAATGCCTGTCCAGACAATTTCTAGGGGAATGTTGCCATCAATATCCGGGCCGTCGGTGGTGTCGTCCTTGGCACGGCGGAATCGCAGAATCGCGATGATCAGAACACCTTCCACGAGCAAAAACAGCCCGATGGAGATGGTCATCATGGTGTTGAATAAGCCGTCAACCAGTAAGGCTTCGTTGGAAGCGGCGACAGGCAGTAGCCCATGGTTTTGTCCATACCACAGGCTCACTAGGGTTAGGGCTATGCCCGCCAGCATGGTGGCAATACTACTCGGAATTTTCACAGTTATTGGTGTTGAGAATTCGGCAAACGGTGGAACGGTGGTGAGAGGCTGACGTTGAGAAACTAACGTCGAGGCACGGTGCAGATGCTTAGGGGTGAGGGTCTAGGTGCAGCGATCGCTCAAGGAAACAGCAAGACTGTACGGGTGTGATGAAGGCGATCGCCATGCCCCTGTCTGCCACATCTTGATGCCCCATGCACCCGCGTCACCTGAAACCCTTCAGAGGTGCTACGAACCATGACCATGCAGCATCAAGTTCAGCATCAAGAATACACAGGACGTAGAGTCGTGGTCGTTCTACCGCGAGAAGCCACTACGCTTACCAC
The genomic region above belongs to Leptolyngbya sp. CCY15150 and contains:
- the argB gene encoding acetylglutamate kinase; protein product: MINDNDSNYIERDEATRVRVLSEALPYIQKFAGRTIVVKYGGAAMKDSSLKAKVMRDIVFMACVGLRPVVVHGGGPEINSWLTKLNIEPQFKNGLRVTDAATMDVVEMVLVGRVNKEIVSLINQAGGAAIGLCGKDGNMILARPQGEAGIGFVGEVSAMNTQVIEAIVNSGYIPVVSSVAADETGQAYNINADTVAGEMAAALGAEKMILLTDTPGILQDYTDPATLIAKLDIQQARQLIDSGVVGGGMIPKVNCCVRSLAQGVKAAHIIDGRIPHALLLEIFTDAGIGSMIVASEFQS
- a CDS encoding shikimate kinase, whose amino-acid sequence is MDDFLKGTNLYLVGMMGAGKSTLGKILAHDLGYRFADTDAVIEQAAGQPISAIFAQDGESAFRALETQVLGQLASYTRMAIATGGGIVIERKNWSYLQHGVVVWLDVSVDLLYDRLKGDQARPLLQAPDPKQVLQTLLNQRRSLYAQADVTISVTEPQAPEAIAAQVIDRIRAILRPPHSTAE
- the hisC gene encoding histidinol-phosphate transaminase; this encodes MSSYFRPAVTAMTGYIPGEQPRPGTPVIKLNTNENPYPPSPEAIAVLQTLDSEWLRRYPTPYADDFRQAVSQVFAVPMDWIMVTNGSDELLNLLVRACADSDRPVVYPTPTYVLYKTLAEMQPAKVLEIPYEDHHRLPVEALIAAQGAVTFIASPNSPSGYSAPIADLRQLAAGLSGILVVDEAYVDFAEETALSLVHEFENVIISRTLSKGYSLAGLRLGFGLAQPALLSGLFKIKDSYNVDAIACLVGAAAMRDQAYKDACAAKVKASRQTLAIALKQLGFQVPEHVQTNFLLVTVPSHGNAGALYQGLKDRGILVRYFSHSGLENKLRITVGTDEQNQLLIEALSSLL
- a CDS encoding TM0106 family RecB-like putative nuclease; the protein is MPIPSERSPHIDTSAAIAPLWVTDDLLFHYQRCNRRAFLDTYGDASRRDTPNDYLAKLRQDSVEYQLAVMEDAPIQRPRYPRRDWAAGAEATLDLMRQGVDRIAYGVLTMPYGDRVQLVSCPKMLVRQPGASIFGDWMYVPTDIKLGKRPKTDYQVVAAFHAFVLTQVQGVAPDTSWLVLRERSPHAVNLEEWLLRLDDVLEGCVAMLLEQAEPEVFIARNRCDLCHWFSHCYGIAQTKQHLSLLPGVTPSRYQQLEELQLTHVEALAAMDASQLEGLPGFGVVVARKMVRQAQSLLYDIALPYSADPHQSLDTLDGLLLTPEELPTAPVELYFDIEAAPEHDLIYLHGVLVVDRQAGTEVFHPLLAEHPDQEAAIWYQFLDLVWRYPDAPIFHFCPYEVQTVKRLAHRYPVEGDWLLPLLSRFVDLHERITRVATMPVESYALKSIARWIGFSWRDADANGAQAIYWYDQWMTTGDRSYLDTILRYNEDDCIATYRVKDWLTDFVRQVALQGRRTRKRSRSSLRA
- a CDS encoding heme-copper oxidase subunit III, yielding MQGSTIDTAQSPLNYPSEAGGHHEDHPDHRIFGILVFLFAEGMIFAGLFLAYLTFRAVTPVWPPAGTPERELLLPGINTLILIASSFVLHRGDTAIKNNDTKGMRLWFGITAVMGAIFLAGQLYEYSNLEFGLKTNLYASTFYVLTGFHGLHVLFGLVLILAVLWRSRQEGHYSSSSHFGIEAAEIYWHFVDVIWIILFLLLYLL
- the ctaD gene encoding cytochrome c oxidase subunit I → MTQVDIPASVPAQPAHHAEAERKWTDFFTFNSDHKVIGIQYLVTSFVFYLIGGALATAIRTELATPPSDFVSPDFYNGMLTLHGTIMIFLWVVPAGAGLANYLIPLMIGAKDMAFPKINALAFWMIVAGGALLLSSFWLETPQSGWTSYPPLSLVSGKVGEGIWIFSLLILGTSSILGALNFVVTIIKMRVPSMGIYQMPLFCWSMLAAGLLILTGTPVLAGALILLAFDLLAGTAFFNPTGGGDPVVYQHMFWFYSHPAVYIMILPLFGAISEILPVHSRKPIFGYRAIAYSSMIISFLGLIVWAHHMFTSGTPAWLRMFFMIATMIIAVPTGIKVFGWLATIWGGKIQLNSAMLFALGFIATFVIGGITGVMIASVPFDIHVHDTYFIVAHIHYVLFGGSVFGIYAALYHWFPKMTGRMMNETWGRIHFGLTFVGMNLTFMPMHELGLLGMNRRVAMYDPRFADLNVLCTIGSYILAVSTVPFIVNALWSWFKGKPAGDNPWNALTLEWQTTSPPAIENFEGIPVLTTGPYDYGKNNEDLEASSTDTPVLSS
- a CDS encoding cytochrome c oxidase subunit II: MKIPSSIATMLAGIALTLVSLWYGQNHGLLPVAASNEALLVDGLFNTMMTISIGLFLLVEGVLIIAILRFRRAKDDTTDGPDIDGNIPLEIVWTGIPAVIVLVIGVYSFDVYSQMGGFDPNAAGDPAVTQVAMTGEGDYAAPLMDGSNSHGGHHHMALGIGASPEKAGQMADLTVDVMGLQYAWIFTYPETGIISGELHVPQGKDVRLKLKAQDVIHAFWLPEFRLKQDAIPGRDSELRFTPTRAGDYPVICAELCGAYHGSMVTRMYVDTPEEFEAWKQQQIASRPDINEVIASLDRPRTDVDYLTPYADDMGLEPEMLRSLHESHAGAEVLTQSL